The proteins below come from a single Methyloprofundus sedimenti genomic window:
- a CDS encoding antitoxin translates to MHSERHVSLFRNGRNQAIRIPKEFELEGTEAIIHKEGDKLIIEPVRKKSLTAMLATLSPVDEDFPEFIDLPIEPEDIF, encoded by the coding sequence ATGCACAGTGAACGACACGTTAGTTTATTTAGAAATGGGCGTAATCAGGCCATACGGATTCCCAAAGAATTTGAATTAGAGGGCACAGAAGCCATTATTCATAAAGAGGGGGATAAGTTAATTATTGAGCCCGTCAGGAAAAAAAGCTTAACTGCCATGTTAGCGACTTTATCCCCTGTTGATGAAGATTTTCCTGAGTTTATTGATTTACCCATAGAACCTGAAGATATTTTCTGA
- a CDS encoding type II toxin-antitoxin system VapC family toxin, which translates to MAEYRYLLDTNILSELIKNPAGRVAEKINVLGVENECCTSIIVACELRYGAAKKQSAKLSFNVEQVLNSLPILALEASVDEVYAAIRVDLEKRGLIIGQHDLLIAAHAQSLGLTVITVNEREFRRVKNLTVENWLHV; encoded by the coding sequence ATGGCTGAGTATCGTTATTTGCTGGATACCAATATTCTTTCTGAGTTAATTAAGAACCCGGCGGGTAGGGTTGCAGAAAAAATCAACGTATTGGGTGTGGAAAATGAGTGTTGTACCAGTATTATCGTGGCGTGTGAGTTACGCTATGGTGCAGCTAAAAAACAATCCGCTAAATTATCATTCAATGTTGAGCAGGTTTTAAACAGTTTACCCATCTTGGCATTAGAAGCGTCGGTTGATGAGGTTTATGCCGCTATTCGGGTTGATCTTGAAAAACGGGGTTTAATCATTGGCCAGCATGATTTATTGATTGCGGCTCATGCTCAATCTTTAGGTCTAACCGTTATCACGGTAAATGAGCGTGAATTTAGGCGGGTTAAAAATTTAACAGTGGAAAACTGGCTCCATGTCTGA
- a CDS encoding response regulator transcription factor has product MKKIKVILVDDHAVVRAGFKMLLATYDQIEVVAEAERGEEAMQLYKTRQPDIMVMDISMPGIGGLEAIRRICARDSDARILVFSVHNEQVFINQAIKAGAKGFISKNSAADILIDAIQHIFNGGTYIEEALSQSMTEENNTVPVDHQMIIDTLSSREFDIFILLAKGKTAHKISAELCLSYKTIANYSTQIKKKLNVQTVAELTHIALLSGMVNH; this is encoded by the coding sequence ATGAAGAAAATTAAAGTAATTCTGGTTGATGATCATGCTGTCGTGCGAGCCGGGTTTAAAATGTTATTGGCAACCTATGATCAGATTGAGGTAGTTGCCGAAGCTGAGCGCGGCGAGGAAGCCATGCAATTATATAAAACCAGACAACCTGATATTATGGTAATGGATATTTCCATGCCGGGGATTGGAGGCCTTGAGGCTATTCGTCGGATTTGTGCACGGGATAGTGACGCCAGAATTCTGGTATTCAGTGTCCATAATGAGCAGGTATTTATTAATCAGGCTATCAAGGCCGGGGCAAAAGGGTTTATTAGTAAAAACAGTGCCGCTGATATATTAATTGATGCCATACAGCATATTTTCAATGGAGGGACCTATATCGAAGAGGCTTTAAGCCAAAGCATGACTGAGGAAAATAATACAGTGCCCGTTGATCATCAAATGATAATAGATACCTTATCCAGTAGAGAGTTCGATATTTTTATATTGTTAGCCAAAGGTAAAACTGCACATAAAATTTCTGCAGAACTGTGCTTGAGTTATAAAACCATTGCAAATTATAGTACACAGATAAAGAAAAAATTAAATGTGCAAACAGTTGCAGAACTTACCCATATTGCGTTATTGTCTGGCATGGTCAATCATTAA
- a CDS encoding quinoprotein relay system zinc metallohydrolase 2, whose amino-acid sequence MRYALLIIIFLCSIPVWAAFNIKQVAQGIYVHQGLVELPDIHNHDEIANIGFIVGGSCVAVIDSGGTPAQGRQLKQSIKKITRVPVCYVINTHVHPDHIFGNSAFKNIANIKFIGHKKLARAMAERGPFYIARSKEQIGIELTEKDIIAPTITVANTLELDLGGRLLTLTAHPTAHTDNDLSVLDQKTNTLWLSDLLFVGHLPVLDGSLKGWLTEIDKLEKRQFDVVIPGHGPIVRDWPESMQPEKRYLQFLASVIRSKIKQGVYLEDVLQKVSYPDKKQWQLFNDFHKKNLSSAYAELEWED is encoded by the coding sequence GTGCGCTATGCCTTATTGATAATTATATTTTTATGTTCAATTCCTGTCTGGGCTGCTTTTAATATCAAGCAGGTTGCGCAAGGTATTTACGTCCATCAAGGGCTGGTAGAGCTACCCGATATACATAACCATGATGAGATTGCCAATATAGGCTTTATAGTTGGTGGTAGTTGTGTGGCTGTCATTGATAGCGGCGGAACGCCAGCGCAAGGGAGGCAATTAAAACAGAGCATAAAAAAAATCACCAGGGTACCGGTTTGTTATGTGATAAATACCCATGTTCATCCCGATCATATATTTGGAAATAGTGCGTTCAAAAATATAGCCAATATAAAATTTATCGGTCATAAAAAGCTGGCCAGAGCAATGGCTGAAAGAGGGCCTTTTTACATTGCGCGTTCTAAAGAGCAAATTGGTATCGAGCTGACTGAAAAAGATATTATTGCTCCAACTATTACGGTTGCGAACACTTTGGAACTGGATCTAGGAGGACGATTATTAACGCTTACTGCACATCCTACTGCCCATACTGATAATGATTTGAGTGTATTAGATCAAAAAACCAATACTCTCTGGTTGTCGGATTTATTATTTGTCGGTCACTTGCCCGTGTTAGATGGAAGTTTGAAAGGCTGGCTGACTGAAATAGATAAACTTGAAAAGCGCCAGTTTGATGTTGTTATCCCTGGGCATGGCCCTATCGTGCGTGACTGGCCAGAAAGTATGCAACCAGAAAAGCGATATCTGCAATTTTTGGCAAGTGTTATTCGTAGCAAAATTAAGCAGGGGGTTTATCTGGAAGATGTTCTGCAAAAAGTGAGTTACCCGGATAAAAAACAATGGCAATTATTCAATGATTTTCATAAGAAAAATCTTAGTAGCGCCTATGCTGAACTAGAATGGGAAGATTAA
- a CDS encoding quinoprotein dehydrogenase-associated SoxYZ-like carrier — MKIQKIVLCFMAVFAMPNLSYAATDETIWNQVLQPQFFAGKTIQQGDAVIQLTAPVRAEDPALVPIKVTASFNQSKDKYIKRIVLLIDKNPVPLIGEFEFTPDSGKADIAMRVRVNTYSYIRAIAEMNNGDLFMVKKFVKASGGCSAPIGADYDAAMQRLGKMKFRLDDDIQDGKPTMAQLLISHPNVTGMQMDQVTRFTRRAHFIKQIKVSFNDKPILTAKTDIAISSDPNFRFYFVPTQKGELKAEITDTSCESPVSRNVCQPGKTYTQSYTVSP; from the coding sequence ATGAAAATACAAAAAATTGTTTTATGTTTCATGGCTGTTTTTGCCATGCCAAACTTATCCTATGCAGCAACAGATGAAACTATCTGGAATCAGGTGTTACAGCCACAGTTCTTTGCAGGAAAAACCATTCAACAAGGTGATGCGGTAATTCAACTCACTGCACCCGTGCGAGCAGAAGACCCTGCGCTGGTGCCAATTAAAGTAACAGCAAGCTTTAACCAGAGCAAAGATAAATATATTAAACGAATTGTATTATTAATTGACAAGAATCCGGTACCCTTAATTGGTGAATTTGAATTTACGCCGGATAGCGGTAAAGCTGATATTGCCATGCGTGTACGGGTAAATACCTATAGCTATATTCGAGCAATTGCCGAAATGAACAACGGCGATTTGTTTATGGTCAAAAAATTTGTTAAAGCCAGTGGCGGTTGTTCTGCACCGATAGGCGCTGACTATGATGCAGCTATGCAGCGCCTGGGTAAAATGAAATTTAGACTGGATGACGATATACAAGATGGTAAACCGACGATGGCGCAGTTATTAATTAGCCACCCCAATGTTACCGGTATGCAAATGGATCAAGTGACACGATTTACCAGAAGGGCGCATTTTATTAAACAGATTAAAGTGAGCTTTAACGATAAGCCCATCCTGACTGCTAAAACTGATATTGCGATCAGTAGCGATCCTAATTTCCGGTTTTATTTTGTGCCTACACAAAAAGGCGAGTTAAAGGCGGAAATTACCGATACTTCCTGTGAAAGTCCAGTGAGCCGCAATGTTTGTCAGCCTGGTAAGACATATACCCAATCTTATACTGTTTCTCCTTGA
- a CDS encoding IS1595 family transposase: MKAPEFLEFISEINQLDHHQRTVLTKALDQLEDEPKVFDLIETIFDSKGKCPHCSHTESHRHGIKDGLQRYRCKACKKTFNALTGTPLAHLRLKSKWLDYLGAIAESLTVRQAAKEINVHRNTTFRWRHRFLSWIQQDRPSALHGITEADETYLLESHKGERHLNRQPRKRGGCATKRGISDEQMCILIARDRSKQTVDFVTGNGPISKIVLDTHLKPILDQDALLVSDGNPTYGAFCKAEKVSHEIVNMSQGQRVTKGAYHIQNVNAYHHRFKSWLDRFHGVATKYLPNYLAWCRIMDRNHNLTPEQLLHSALGDFQYLTVT; the protein is encoded by the coding sequence ATGAAAGCCCCAGAGTTTTTAGAGTTCATTTCCGAAATAAATCAACTTGACCACCATCAACGCACTGTTCTAACGAAAGCACTGGATCAACTAGAGGACGAACCTAAGGTTTTTGATTTAATTGAAACAATATTTGATAGCAAAGGTAAATGCCCTCATTGCTCCCATACCGAAAGCCACAGGCATGGAATAAAAGATGGCCTTCAGCGCTACCGCTGTAAAGCCTGCAAAAAGACATTTAATGCTTTGACAGGAACGCCTCTTGCTCATCTACGCCTCAAGTCAAAGTGGCTTGATTACTTAGGAGCTATCGCAGAATCATTGACTGTCCGGCAGGCAGCTAAAGAAATTAATGTGCATCGAAATACAACCTTTCGATGGCGGCACCGTTTTTTAAGCTGGATTCAGCAGGATCGTCCCAGTGCTCTTCATGGCATTACAGAAGCTGATGAAACCTACTTACTTGAGTCACATAAAGGAGAACGCCATCTCAATCGTCAACCAAGGAAACGAGGGGGCTGTGCGACTAAGCGAGGGATTTCTGATGAGCAAATGTGCATTTTAATTGCTCGTGATCGCTCAAAACAAACCGTAGATTTTGTGACAGGTAATGGCCCAATAAGCAAAATTGTTCTTGATACGCATTTAAAGCCAATACTAGACCAGGATGCCCTCCTTGTGAGTGATGGCAATCCAACTTATGGTGCATTTTGTAAAGCTGAAAAAGTATCTCATGAAATCGTTAACATGAGTCAAGGGCAGCGGGTGACTAAAGGGGCCTATCATATACAAAATGTCAATGCATACCACCACCGTTTTAAATCATGGCTAGACCGCTTTCATGGTGTAGCCACCAAGTATTTACCTAATTATTTGGCTTGGTGCAGAATTATGGATCGGAACCACAATCTAACCCCTGAGCAATTGTTACATTCTGCTCTGGGTGATTTTCAATACTTAACGGTGACATAG
- a CDS encoding sensor histidine kinase, with protein sequence MISLVRDNALDQPQDIPPGWFIKLVSGSYSHTEYPFTSADDQQSILTIQANPLDEITEVWQETIVFFLSFVLFTILAFITVNLAFNRSLKSIEQIVDGLQAIEKGNYKYQLPEFNTLEYDSIANAINHMTAELRLAQQENSALTKHLLNIQEKERQHLAQELHDELGQSLTAIKVMAVTARHPKSDTLKITQSISEICDHLMQVVRTMMHQLHPLILTELGLKAALDNMLKQWQSRNPNISVSVECSDRVDVLQQDVTIHLFRVIQECLTNIVRHANARHVAIELSIENNSVYLSVKDDGQGCDMESIKSGFGLRGMQERVTTLGGELKINSYAQQGMTIMAIIPL encoded by the coding sequence GTGATTAGTCTGGTCAGAGATAATGCTCTGGATCAACCTCAGGATATACCTCCTGGGTGGTTTATAAAATTAGTAAGTGGCTCTTATTCGCACACTGAATATCCCTTTACCAGCGCTGATGATCAGCAGAGTATATTAACTATTCAAGCGAATCCACTGGATGAAATTACCGAAGTCTGGCAAGAAACGATAGTGTTTTTTCTGTCTTTTGTGTTATTTACCATACTGGCATTTATTACTGTAAATCTGGCATTTAACCGCTCGCTAAAATCTATAGAGCAAATTGTTGATGGACTACAGGCCATTGAAAAAGGTAATTATAAATATCAATTACCTGAATTTAATACGCTGGAATACGACAGTATTGCCAATGCAATAAATCATATGACAGCTGAGCTAAGACTCGCCCAGCAGGAAAATAGCGCGTTAACAAAACACCTGTTGAATATTCAGGAAAAGGAGCGACAACATCTTGCGCAAGAGTTGCATGATGAATTAGGGCAATCACTGACCGCTATTAAAGTAATGGCGGTCACTGCAAGGCATCCAAAATCTGACACGCTGAAAATAACTCAATCGATATCAGAAATCTGTGATCATTTAATGCAGGTTGTACGCACGATGATGCATCAACTACATCCATTGATATTAACTGAGCTTGGCTTAAAAGCCGCGTTAGATAATATGCTTAAGCAATGGCAGAGCAGGAACCCGAATATCAGTGTATCAGTCGAATGCTCTGATAGGGTTGATGTTTTGCAACAGGACGTTACCATTCATTTGTTTCGAGTTATACAGGAATGTCTGACAAATATTGTACGCCATGCTAATGCACGGCATGTTGCTATCGAGCTCAGCATTGAAAATAATAGTGTCTATTTAAGCGTAAAGGATGACGGTCAGGGGTGTGATATGGAAAGTATAAAATCAGGCTTTGGTTTACGTGGGATGCAAGAGAGAGTTACAACGCTCGGAGGGGAACTAAAGATTAATTCATACGCACAGCAAGGAATGACAATAATGGCAATAATCCCGCTATGA